Proteins from a genomic interval of Uloborus diversus isolate 005 chromosome 4, Udiv.v.3.1, whole genome shotgun sequence:
- the LOC129221640 gene encoding retinal rod rhodopsin-sensitive cGMP 3',5'-cyclic phosphodiesterase subunit delta has product MPSKAEDILQGFKLNWMNLRDADSGKVLWQGSEDLSKPDVEHEARVPKKILRCRAVSREINFSSVEPMEKFRLEQRVLFKGRCLEEWFFDFGFVIPNSTNTWQSLIEAAPESQMMPANVLNGNVIIETKFFDGDLLVSTSKVRLFYV; this is encoded by the exons AAATTGGATGAATCTGCGAGATGCTGATTCAGGCAAAGTTCTATGGCAAGGCTCAGAAGATTT GTCAAAGCCTGATGTAGAACATgaag cacgTGTACCTAAAAAGATACTACGTTGCCGAGCAGTTTCCAGAGAAATTAACTTTTCTTCTGTTGAACCCATGGAAAAATTTCGTCTTGAACAACGAGTTCTTTTCAAAGGCAGATGCCTAGaag AATGGTTTTTTGACTTTGGTTTTGTGATACCGAATTCGACTAATACTTGGCAATCACTCATTGAAGCAGCTCCTGAGTCTCAAATGATGCCTGCAAATGttttaaa TGGAAATGTAATAATTGAAACCAAGTTCTTTGATGGTGATCTTCTAGTCAGCACATCCAAAGTTCGTTTGTTTTACGTTTGA